The Streptomyces sp. NBC_00224 genome contains the following window.
GCTGCGCTCCGAGATGCGCACGATGCGCGCCAGGGTGTCCTTGTCGCCGGACAGATCGCCGACGATCATGACCCGGTCGCCCACCACCGCCGCCTTCCGGCCCAGCTCACGGGCCTTCATGGCGTGGATCGTGCGGTCCCCGACGAGGCAGGTCAGCCGACCCCGGTCGACGGTGAGGACCATGCCCTCCGAGGCGTCCTCGTGCTTGGGGCGGATGTTGGTGCGGGGACGGTTGCCCTTGCGGTTGGGGCGGACCCGGATGTCGTCCTCGTCGGGGTTCTTGCCGTAACGGCGCATCTGCTCAGGCCCCGCTCAGTTTCCGGCCCCGGTCAGCATCCCGGTCCACATCCGCGGGAAGTCCGGCAGGGTCTTCGCGGTCGTCGCCACGTTCTCGATCTGGACGCCCTCGACGGCGAGGCCGATGATCGACCCGGCCGTGGCCATCCGGTGGTCGTCGTACGTGTGGAAGATGCCGCCGTGCAGCCGGCGCGGGCGGATGTGCAGACCGTCGGCGGTCTCGGTGACGTCGCCGCCGAGCTCGTTGATCTCCTTGGTGAGGGCCGCCAGGCGGTCCGTCTCGTGCAGCCGCAGATGGGCCACGCCGCGCAGCGTCGAGGGCGAGTCGGCGAGCGCCGCGACGGCCGCGATGCCCGGGGTGAGCTCGCCGACCTCGCTCAGGTCCACGTCGATGCCGTGGATCGAGCCGGAGCCGCTGAACACCAGGCCCCGGTCGGTGAGCTCGCAGGAACCGCCCATCTCGGTGAAGATCCGGCGCAGCTGGTCGCCCGGCTGGGTGGTGCGCTCCGGCCAGTCCGGAATGGTCACCTTGCCGCCGGTGATCAGGGCGGCCGCCAGGAACGGCTGGGCGTTGGAGAGGTCCGGCTCGACGGTGAGATCGCGGCCGAGCAGCGCGGACGGCGAGACCCGCCACACGTTCGGCTCGCCGCCGGTCTCCGGCTCGTCCACCTGCGCGCCGACCGAGCGCAGCATGTCGACGGTCATCCGGATGTGCGGCATGGACGGCAGCGAGGCGCCGGTGTGCCGCACCTCCACGCCCTGGTTGAAGCGGGGCGCGGAGAGCAGCAGGGCGGAGACGAACTGGGACGAGGAGGACGCGTCGATCCGGACCCGGCCGCCGTCGAGGGCGCCGCCGCCGTGCACGGTCAGCGGGAGCGCGCCCCTGCCGTCGTCGTCGATGCGGGCGCCGAGCGCGCGCAGCGCGTCGATCACACCGTTGAGGGGGCGTTCGTACGAGCGGGGGTCGCCGTCGAAGCGGATGGGGCCGTCGGCGAGGGCGGCGACGGGGGGCAGGAAGCGCATGACGGTACCGGCGTTGCCGACGTCGATCGTGGCGGGGCCGTGCAGACCGGCCGGGATCACGCGCCAGGCCTCGCCGGAGCCGTCGGGGCCGACGCCTTCCTCGATGCCGACGCCGAGGGCGCGCAGCGCCTCGGCCATCAGCAGGGTGTCGCGGGATCGCAGGGGGCGGCGCAGCCAGCCGGGCTCGGCGGCCAGCGAAGCCAGCACCAGGGCACGGTTGGTGACCGATTTCGATCCGGGCACGGTGACCGTCGCGTCGACGGCTCCGCTAGCGACGGGGGCGGGCCAGAGGGCGGGGTGCACGGGCGTTTCGGTCATGGCCCTCACTTTAGTGGGGGGAGAACCTAGAGTCCGAGCAGCCACCGTCCACCGCCGATGAGCGAGCAGATCGATACGGCGTGGAAGAGGAACAGCCAGAGCGCCGGTGGTACGTGGGTGAGCCGCCCGAGCTGGTCCGCGTCCGACTCGCCGCTGTTGTGCCGGCGCCGCTTGGCCTGGAGCTCGAAGGCCGGCCGTACGCCTCCGAGCAGCAGGAACCACACCACCGCGTACGCGAAGGCCGACTGCACATCGGGCGAGGTCAGCCAGGACACCAGCAGGAAGGCGGCGCCGCTGAGGACAACGGTGAGCACGCCGTACGCGTTGCGGATCATGACCAGCATCACCAGCAGCAGGGCGGTGGCGAGCCAGAGCAGCAGGGTGACGTGGTGGGCGGCGAGCAGCCAGGCGCCGCCGAGGCCGAGCAGCGGGGGAGCGGTGTAGCCGGCGGCGGCGGTCAGGATCATGCCGAGGCCGGTCGGGCGGCCCCGGCTCACCGTGAGGCCGCTGGTGTCGGAGTGCAGCCGGATGCCGTCCAGGCGGCGGCCCGTGAGCAGCGCGACCAGGCCGTGGCCGCCCTCGTGGGCGATGGTGATCGCGTTGCGCGAGACCCGCCAGACGCCGTGCGGGAGGACGACGGCGAGGGCGGCTATCCCGGTGACGATTACCAGCCAGTGGGCGGGTGCGGCCTGGGTGCCGAAGATGTGCAGGTCGGGCATTTCGTCGGCCATTTCCGGGACGGCTCCTCTTGATCGGCTGCCGCGTGGCAGTGTGACTGTCATGTGTGGGAGGTATGCAGCGAGTCGTGGTCCCGAGGATCTCGCGGAAATCTTTGAAATAGAGAAGTGGGACCCGGATCCGCAGGAGACGCTGGCGCCCGACTGGAACGTGGCCCCGACCAAAGAGGTCTACGCGGTCCTTGAGCGTCCACTGAAAGACGCGGACGACCGCCGTCCGGTTCGTCAGCTGCGCAAGCTGAAGTGGGGGCTCGTGCC
Protein-coding sequences here:
- the aroA gene encoding 3-phosphoshikimate 1-carboxyvinyltransferase; this translates as MTETPVHPALWPAPVASGAVDATVTVPGSKSVTNRALVLASLAAEPGWLRRPLRSRDTLLMAEALRALGVGIEEGVGPDGSGEAWRVIPAGLHGPATIDVGNAGTVMRFLPPVAALADGPIRFDGDPRSYERPLNGVIDALRALGARIDDDGRGALPLTVHGGGALDGGRVRIDASSSSQFVSALLLSAPRFNQGVEVRHTGASLPSMPHIRMTVDMLRSVGAQVDEPETGGEPNVWRVSPSALLGRDLTVEPDLSNAQPFLAAALITGGKVTIPDWPERTTQPGDQLRRIFTEMGGSCELTDRGLVFSGSGSIHGIDVDLSEVGELTPGIAAVAALADSPSTLRGVAHLRLHETDRLAALTKEINELGGDVTETADGLHIRPRRLHGGIFHTYDDHRMATAGSIIGLAVEGVQIENVATTAKTLPDFPRMWTGMLTGAGN
- a CDS encoding M50 family metallopeptidase yields the protein MADEMPDLHIFGTQAAPAHWLVIVTGIAALAVVLPHGVWRVSRNAITIAHEGGHGLVALLTGRRLDGIRLHSDTSGLTVSRGRPTGLGMILTAAAGYTAPPLLGLGGAWLLAAHHVTLLLWLATALLLVMLVMIRNAYGVLTVVLSGAAFLLVSWLTSPDVQSAFAYAVVWFLLLGGVRPAFELQAKRRRHNSGESDADQLGRLTHVPPALWLFLFHAVSICSLIGGGRWLLGL